From a single Couchioplanes caeruleus genomic region:
- a CDS encoding class II fructose-bisphosphate aldolase gives MFTPTGEIVAAARAAGVAVGAFNVITVEHAEAIVAGAERAGRPVILQISENAVRFHHGRLAPIAAATRCIADASAVTVALHLDHVESDELFDQAAACGFGSVMYDASKRSYDDNVARTAAAVRRGHAQGLWVESELGEIGGKDGAHAPGVRTDPGDAAAYVAATGVDALAVAVGSSHAMHTRTARLDHELIARLREAVPVPLVLHGSSGVPDDELAAAVRGGMVKVNIGTALNSAFTTAVRESLGSNATLVDPRRYLASARDAMTDTVASALRLLGEPVPCP, from the coding sequence GTGTTCACACCGACCGGGGAGATCGTCGCCGCGGCCCGCGCCGCCGGCGTCGCGGTGGGGGCGTTCAACGTCATCACCGTCGAGCACGCCGAGGCCATCGTCGCCGGTGCGGAGCGCGCCGGGCGGCCCGTCATCCTGCAGATCAGCGAGAACGCGGTGCGCTTCCACCACGGCCGGCTCGCCCCGATCGCGGCCGCCACCCGGTGCATCGCCGACGCCTCGGCGGTCACCGTGGCGCTGCACCTGGACCACGTGGAGAGCGACGAGCTGTTCGACCAGGCGGCGGCGTGCGGGTTCGGCTCGGTCATGTACGACGCGTCGAAGCGCTCCTACGATGACAACGTGGCCCGTACCGCCGCGGCCGTACGCCGCGGGCACGCCCAGGGACTCTGGGTCGAGAGCGAGCTGGGCGAGATCGGCGGCAAGGACGGCGCCCACGCGCCCGGCGTGCGCACCGACCCCGGCGACGCGGCCGCGTACGTAGCCGCCACCGGGGTGGACGCCCTGGCGGTGGCCGTCGGCTCGTCGCACGCCATGCACACCCGGACCGCCCGCCTCGACCACGAGCTCATCGCCCGGCTGCGCGAGGCGGTGCCCGTGCCGCTCGTGCTGCACGGCTCCTCCGGCGTGCCGGACGACGAGCTGGCCGCCGCGGTCCGCGGGGGCATGGTCAAAGTCAACATCGGCACCGCGCTGAACAGCGCCTTCACCACGGCCGTCCGGGAGAGCCTCGGCAGCAACGCCACGCTGGTCGACCCGCGGCGCTACCTGGCGTCGGCGCGCGACGCGATGACCGACACCGTGGCCTCGGCGCTGCGCCTGCTCGGGGAGCCCGTGCCGTGCCCGTGA
- a CDS encoding 1-phosphofructokinase family hexose kinase, with product MTLNPALDLTYTVDALVPHATHRVAAVAERPGGKGLNVAGVLHALGEPVLATGLLGGATGRRVTELLAGVGVPGSFVPIAGETRRTVAVADRHDATGFWEPGPPVTAAEWQSLLAHVRDLLAGADVLTLSGSLPPGVPRDGYAVLIRLARDAGVPVVLDAGGEALRHGLAAGPDLAKPNAAELASLAPDARPADVLARGARSVVVSRGPEGLLALAGDDAWQAVPPEPVIGNPTGAGDACVAALARGLRDGTAWPGLLADAVALSAAAVSAPVAGTVDADAYRRFRPAVTVTALAG from the coding sequence GTGACGCTGAATCCGGCGCTCGACCTCACGTACACGGTGGACGCGCTCGTCCCGCACGCCACCCACCGGGTCGCGGCGGTCGCCGAGCGCCCCGGCGGCAAGGGGCTCAACGTCGCCGGGGTGCTGCACGCGCTCGGCGAGCCGGTGCTCGCCACCGGGCTGCTCGGCGGCGCGACCGGGCGGCGGGTCACCGAGCTGCTGGCCGGGGTGGGCGTACCGGGGTCGTTCGTGCCGATCGCGGGGGAGACCCGGCGCACCGTCGCGGTCGCCGACCGCCACGACGCGACCGGCTTCTGGGAGCCCGGTCCGCCGGTCACCGCTGCGGAGTGGCAGAGCCTGCTGGCCCACGTACGCGACCTGCTCGCCGGCGCGGACGTGCTCACGCTGAGCGGCTCGCTGCCGCCGGGCGTCCCCCGGGACGGGTACGCGGTCCTCATCCGGCTCGCCCGGGACGCGGGGGTGCCGGTCGTGCTGGACGCCGGCGGCGAGGCGTTGCGGCACGGGCTGGCCGCCGGACCCGACCTCGCCAAACCCAACGCCGCCGAGCTGGCGTCCCTGGCGCCGGACGCGCGCCCGGCCGACGTGCTCGCCCGTGGCGCCCGGTCCGTCGTGGTCTCGCGCGGTCCGGAGGGCCTGCTCGCCCTCGCCGGCGACGACGCCTGGCAGGCGGTCCCGCCGGAACCCGTCATCGGCAACCCGACCGGAGCGGGCGACGCCTGTGTGGCGGCGCTCGCCCGGGGCCTGCGCGACGGCACCGCCTGGCCGGGCCTGCTGGCCGACGCGGTGGCCCTGTCCGCGGCGGCCGTCAGCGCGCCCGTGGCCGGGACCGTCGACGCGGACGCGTACCGCCGGTTCCGCCCCGCCGTCACCGTCACCGCCCTCGCGGGCTGA
- a CDS encoding carbohydrate kinase family protein: MDVLVVGDANPDLVLRGDVRPRFGQAEQLLTGADLVLGGSAAITAAGCARLGLRTTLLTALGDDVFGAVTRGALEERGVSLLLADAAPGTPTGLSVILSPADQDRAILTLPGTIPTLRPQDVTDAHLAATRHVHVASLYLQPGLAAGLAGVFARARAAGVGTSLDTNWDPAGKWESIADILAYTDVFLPNANELRAVTGESDLDAAAAMLTATGTTVVMKNGAAGARAWGPDGGCSAPGRTVDVVDTTGAGDSFNAGFLAARLVGRPLAEAIAWAAAAGSLSTRAAGGTAAQATREELSPSGR, translated from the coding sequence ATGGACGTGCTCGTCGTCGGCGACGCCAACCCGGACCTCGTGCTGCGCGGCGACGTCCGTCCCCGCTTCGGCCAGGCCGAGCAGCTGCTCACCGGGGCCGACCTCGTCCTGGGCGGTTCGGCGGCCATCACGGCGGCCGGGTGCGCGCGGCTCGGGCTGCGGACCACGCTGCTGACCGCCCTGGGCGACGACGTCTTCGGGGCGGTGACGCGCGGCGCGCTCGAGGAGCGCGGCGTCAGCCTGCTGCTCGCCGACGCGGCACCGGGCACGCCGACCGGCCTCAGCGTCATCCTGTCCCCCGCGGACCAGGACCGGGCCATCCTGACGCTGCCCGGCACGATCCCCACGCTGCGCCCGCAGGACGTGACCGACGCGCACCTCGCGGCCACCCGGCACGTGCACGTCGCGTCGCTCTACCTGCAGCCGGGGCTCGCCGCCGGGCTGGCCGGGGTCTTCGCCCGGGCCCGCGCCGCCGGCGTCGGCACGTCGCTGGACACCAACTGGGACCCCGCCGGGAAGTGGGAGTCGATCGCCGACATCCTGGCGTACACCGACGTGTTCCTGCCGAACGCCAACGAGCTGCGCGCGGTGACCGGCGAGTCCGATCTGGACGCCGCCGCCGCCATGCTGACCGCGACCGGCACGACCGTGGTGATGAAGAACGGGGCGGCGGGCGCGCGGGCCTGGGGACCGGACGGCGGGTGCTCGGCTCCCGGCCGTACCGTCGACGTGGTCGACACGACCGGCGCGGGCGACAGTTTCAACGCCGGTTTCCTGGCCGCCCGCCTCGTCGGGCGGCCGCTGGCCGAGGCGATCGCCTGGGCGGCGGCGGCCGGGTCGCTGAGCACCCGGGCGGCCGGCGGCACCGCGGCCCAGGCCACCCGGGAGGAGCTCAGCCCTTCAGGCCGGTGA
- a CDS encoding carbohydrate ABC transporter permease: MRRRLPFSPWHLLLMPLALIFVLPLVQMVLTSFMTTQEINQFPPRFIPTSIHLEGYRTLLAESHIVRWFANTVLVSAIAVVSHLVLCSLAGYGFARLKFAGRGVAFLAIVATVMIPIQLLMIPTYLMFARAGIVDTLAAAFVPWLASAFGIFLMRQFFLGLPVELEEAARLDGCGALRTFVSVVLPLARPALATLAVFTLLSSWNDLLWPLVAISDDTKYTLQVGLASFQGTRRTEWSQLMAGNVIATMPLIVAFLVAQRRFIATMTFTGLKG; encoded by the coding sequence ATGCGCCGCCGCCTGCCCTTCAGCCCCTGGCACCTGCTGCTCATGCCGCTCGCGCTGATCTTCGTGCTGCCGCTGGTGCAGATGGTCCTGACGTCGTTCATGACCACGCAGGAGATCAACCAGTTCCCGCCGAGGTTCATCCCGACCAGCATCCACCTCGAGGGCTACCGCACGCTGCTGGCCGAGTCGCACATCGTGCGCTGGTTCGCCAACACCGTGCTGGTCTCGGCGATCGCGGTGGTGTCGCACCTCGTGCTCTGCTCGCTGGCGGGCTACGGCTTCGCGCGGCTCAAGTTCGCCGGGCGCGGCGTGGCGTTCCTGGCCATCGTGGCGACGGTGATGATCCCGATCCAGCTGCTGATGATCCCGACGTACCTGATGTTCGCCCGCGCCGGGATCGTCGACACCCTCGCGGCGGCGTTCGTGCCGTGGCTCGCCTCGGCGTTCGGCATCTTCCTTATGCGCCAGTTCTTCCTCGGCCTGCCCGTCGAGCTGGAGGAGGCGGCGCGGCTGGACGGGTGCGGCGCGCTGCGCACCTTCGTCAGCGTGGTGCTGCCGCTGGCCCGCCCGGCGCTGGCCACCCTGGCCGTGTTCACCCTGCTGTCCAGCTGGAACGACCTGCTGTGGCCGCTGGTCGCGATCTCCGACGACACGAAGTACACGCTGCAGGTCGGGCTCGCCAGCTTCCAGGGCACCCGGCGTACGGAATGGTCGCAGCTGATGGCCGGCAACGTCATCGCGACGATGCCGCTCATCGTCGCGTTCCTGGTCGCCCAGCGGCGGTTCATCGCGACGATGACCTTCACCGGCCTGAAGGGCTGA
- a CDS encoding carbohydrate ABC transporter permease yields MALTFAATPRTHQDVAPRARGRRGRALRRNLTGWGFAGPATLLVVGLSLFPAVWAFFISRTKWNGIAPATGVGWRNYERIVQDPDAAAAAQHTLVLTVLFVPGSILLGMLIAVALNQKIRLIGFYRTCIFVPYVASAAATGILASFVFNPQFGAANEALRRLGLPAQQFLENPAQALLVICLIALWGEVGFCAVVYLAALQDIPKELVEAAVVDGASRWRVFRHITLPELRPVTVFTAIWQTITAMQLFDLIYTTTRGGPMNSTQTVVYYIYELAFQTQRLGYGAAVAYLLFAVTMLLTLGVIWYSRRSGSEAF; encoded by the coding sequence ATGGCGCTCACGTTCGCGGCGACACCGCGTACGCATCAGGACGTCGCGCCCCGGGCGCGGGGCCGGCGCGGCCGGGCGCTGCGCCGCAACCTCACCGGCTGGGGCTTCGCGGGCCCGGCGACGCTGCTCGTGGTCGGCCTGTCGCTGTTCCCGGCCGTGTGGGCGTTCTTCATCTCCCGGACGAAGTGGAACGGCATCGCCCCGGCGACCGGCGTGGGGTGGCGCAACTACGAGCGGATCGTGCAGGACCCGGACGCGGCCGCGGCGGCCCAGCACACGCTGGTGCTGACCGTGCTGTTCGTCCCGGGCTCGATCCTGCTGGGCATGCTCATCGCGGTCGCGCTGAACCAGAAGATCCGGCTCATCGGTTTCTACCGGACCTGCATCTTCGTGCCGTACGTGGCCTCGGCCGCGGCGACCGGAATCCTGGCGAGCTTCGTGTTCAACCCGCAGTTCGGCGCGGCCAACGAGGCGTTGCGCCGGCTCGGGCTGCCCGCCCAGCAGTTCCTGGAGAACCCGGCGCAGGCGCTGCTGGTCATCTGCCTCATCGCGCTGTGGGGCGAGGTGGGCTTCTGCGCGGTCGTGTACCTGGCCGCGCTGCAGGACATCCCGAAGGAGCTGGTCGAGGCCGCGGTGGTCGACGGCGCGAGCCGGTGGCGGGTGTTCCGGCACATCACCCTGCCGGAGCTGCGCCCGGTCACCGTGTTCACCGCGATCTGGCAGACGATCACGGCGATGCAGCTGTTCGACCTCATCTACACCACGACCCGCGGCGGGCCGATGAACAGCACCCAGACCGTCGTCTACTACATCTACGAGCTGGCCTTCCAGACGCAGCGGCTCGGGTACGGCGCGGCCGTGGCATACCTGCTGTTCGCGGTGACGATGCTGCTGACCCTCGGGGTCATCTGGTACAGCCGCCGGTCCGGATCGGAGGCGTTCTGA
- a CDS encoding ABC transporter substrate-binding protein has protein sequence MITSRRGRRTRLLAVTGTALLLAACTGGTKDDGDAAKGYDPAATVTLTWWTGQTSEAEQVAERLAADYHAAHPNVTIKTSAGAGTTDELLTKLSAGFAGGNYPDISYAFGNWAGDLGASGRTQDLTSYVNDPSFGWTEMPEAARTVATADGKVIGVPALVDNLALIYNKKLFDAKGVDHPTDTWSWEDFRAAAKKLTDPATNTYGTAYSVSGSEDTTWHLWPLLWQNGGKILDGTKPAFNSDAGVKALETLRVMAVDDKSMYLDQTDEKYGPLFNSGHVAMMLSGPWSLLDIKTAKLDYGVAFLPGVNGDHQTVSGPDLWVLFDHDDANRAGAARDFVKWLTSAQTDAKWNLAVGNLPLRSSEKDTPEFAAYVKEYPGGQKFFDNLANAKQARPTLPGYEAMSRNVGDAIAKVLQGAASPKEALDQAAQKSAGALED, from the coding sequence ATGATCACTTCCAGGCGCGGCCGGCGGACCCGGCTGCTGGCCGTGACCGGCACGGCCCTGCTCCTGGCCGCCTGCACCGGCGGCACCAAGGACGACGGCGACGCGGCGAAGGGCTACGACCCCGCGGCGACCGTGACCCTCACGTGGTGGACCGGCCAGACCTCGGAGGCCGAACAGGTCGCCGAGCGGCTCGCCGCCGACTACCACGCCGCGCACCCGAACGTGACCATCAAGACCTCGGCGGGCGCCGGGACCACCGACGAGCTGCTCACCAAGCTCTCCGCCGGCTTCGCGGGCGGCAACTACCCGGACATCTCGTACGCCTTCGGCAACTGGGCCGGCGACCTCGGGGCGAGCGGGCGCACCCAGGACCTGACCTCGTACGTCAACGACCCGTCGTTCGGCTGGACCGAGATGCCGGAGGCGGCCCGCACGGTCGCCACCGCCGACGGCAAGGTGATCGGGGTACCGGCGCTCGTGGACAACCTGGCGCTGATCTACAACAAGAAGCTCTTCGACGCCAAGGGTGTGGATCACCCGACGGACACATGGTCGTGGGAGGACTTCCGGGCGGCGGCGAAGAAGCTCACCGACCCGGCGACCAACACGTACGGGACCGCGTACTCGGTCTCCGGCAGCGAGGACACCACCTGGCACCTGTGGCCGCTGCTCTGGCAGAACGGCGGGAAGATCCTCGACGGCACCAAGCCGGCCTTCAACTCCGACGCCGGCGTCAAGGCGCTCGAGACGCTGCGCGTGATGGCGGTCGACGACAAGTCCATGTACCTCGACCAGACCGACGAGAAGTACGGCCCGCTGTTCAACAGCGGGCACGTCGCCATGATGCTGTCCGGCCCGTGGTCGCTGCTGGACATCAAGACCGCCAAGCTCGACTACGGGGTCGCGTTCCTGCCCGGCGTGAACGGCGACCACCAGACCGTCTCCGGCCCCGACCTGTGGGTGCTGTTCGACCACGACGACGCCAACCGGGCCGGCGCCGCGCGCGACTTCGTCAAGTGGCTCACCAGCGCGCAGACCGACGCCAAGTGGAACCTCGCGGTCGGCAACCTGCCGCTGCGCTCCAGCGAGAAGGACACCCCCGAGTTCGCCGCGTACGTCAAGGAGTACCCGGGCGGGCAGAAGTTCTTCGACAACCTGGCCAACGCCAAGCAGGCGCGCCCCACGCTGCCCGGGTACGAGGCGATGAGCCGCAACGTCGGCGACGCGATCGCCAAGGTCCTGCAGGGCGCGGCCAGCCCGAAGGAGGCGCTCGACCAGGCCGCCCAGAAGTCCGCCGGCGCGCTGGAGGACTGA
- a CDS encoding SIS domain-containing protein, translating into MNDTSEEIASQPAVWERGLQLTDEARNLLAAPGERVLLLGCGTSWFVAQSIAELRESAGLGETDAVCASEYRPRRRYDRVVAVSRSGTSTEVLDALRQVPAGTHRVAVTAVDGMPVDDLAESRLLLDFADERSVVQTRFPTTVLAVARAAFGEDLSHLAGHGRAALAAPLPADPAGVEHLVFLGTGWTVGLAHEAALKVREAAQAYSESYPAMDFRHGPVAVAGSRSLIFFFGGVPAGLDDAGRAAGATTYRDDRDPLAQLVLAQRFALALAAHRGLDPDRPRLLTRSVVLDAA; encoded by the coding sequence ATGAACGACACGTCCGAGGAGATCGCCAGCCAGCCCGCCGTCTGGGAACGGGGCCTGCAACTCACCGACGAGGCCCGCAACCTGCTGGCCGCCCCCGGCGAACGGGTGCTGTTGCTGGGCTGCGGCACGTCCTGGTTCGTCGCCCAGAGCATCGCCGAACTGCGCGAGAGTGCCGGGCTCGGTGAGACCGACGCGGTGTGCGCCTCGGAGTACCGGCCGCGGCGCCGCTACGACCGGGTCGTCGCCGTCTCGCGCTCCGGCACCTCCACCGAGGTGCTCGACGCGCTGCGCCAGGTGCCCGCCGGCACCCACCGGGTCGCGGTCACCGCGGTCGACGGGATGCCGGTGGACGACCTGGCGGAGTCCCGGCTGCTGCTGGACTTCGCCGACGAGCGCAGCGTGGTGCAGACCCGCTTCCCCACGACCGTCCTTGCCGTGGCGCGCGCCGCGTTCGGCGAGGACCTGAGCCATCTGGCCGGCCACGGCCGCGCCGCGCTCGCCGCGCCGCTGCCCGCCGACCCGGCCGGCGTCGAGCACCTGGTGTTCCTCGGGACGGGCTGGACCGTCGGGCTCGCCCACGAGGCGGCGCTCAAGGTCCGGGAGGCGGCCCAGGCGTACTCCGAGTCGTACCCGGCCATGGACTTCCGGCACGGGCCCGTCGCCGTCGCGGGCAGCCGCAGCCTGATTTTCTTCTTCGGCGGCGTGCCCGCCGGGCTCGACGACGCCGGCCGCGCGGCCGGCGCGACGACCTACCGCGACGACCGCGACCCGCTCGCCCAGCTGGTGCTCGCCCAGCGCTTCGCGCTCGCCCTGGCCGCGCACCGCGGCCTCGACCCCGACCGTCCCCGTCTGCTGACCCGCTCGGTCGTGCTGGACGCGGCCTGA
- a CDS encoding alpha-glucosidase/alpha-galactosidase, with protein MTVIAFLGAGSVVFTRELLADILSFDELRGVTLALHDIDPERLETAEAIARRTADQLGARPRITTSLDRRVVLDGADFVINAIQVGMHAATVRDFEIPAKYGLRQTIADTLGIGGIFRALRTFPVLEAIARDMRELCPDAWFLNYTNPMAMNIGYLTAVAPELKAVGLCHSVFWTVHDLCKLIDVPLDEVDYSAAGVNHQAWLLRWEHRGQSLYPRLDERLEKDPGLRRRVRMDMYRRLGYFPTETSEHSSEYVPWYLRHDEEIERLRIPVGDYLRISADNVEEYHATRASVLAGEPLDVSRDATEYAPQVIHSITTGTMRRVHANVANRGLIANLPEGYAVEVPCVVDGMGVRPERVGDLPLQCAALNRSFVNVGQLTVRAAVTGDPRMVRQAAMVDPNTAATLPVERIWELCDELTAAHGDLIPAALRG; from the coding sequence ATGACAGTGATCGCCTTCCTCGGCGCCGGCAGCGTCGTCTTCACCCGTGAGCTGCTGGCGGACATCCTCTCCTTCGACGAGCTGCGCGGCGTCACGCTGGCCCTGCACGACATCGACCCCGAGCGGCTGGAGACCGCCGAGGCGATCGCGCGGCGCACGGCCGACCAGCTCGGGGCGCGGCCGCGGATCACGACCAGCCTGGACCGGCGGGTGGTCCTGGACGGCGCCGACTTCGTCATCAACGCCATCCAGGTCGGCATGCACGCCGCGACCGTGCGCGACTTCGAGATCCCCGCGAAGTACGGCCTGCGCCAGACGATCGCGGACACCCTGGGCATCGGCGGCATCTTCCGCGCCCTGCGGACCTTCCCGGTGCTGGAGGCCATCGCGCGGGACATGCGCGAGCTCTGCCCGGACGCCTGGTTCCTCAACTACACGAACCCGATGGCGATGAACATCGGCTACCTGACGGCGGTCGCGCCGGAGCTGAAAGCGGTCGGGCTGTGCCACTCCGTCTTCTGGACGGTGCACGACCTCTGCAAGCTGATCGACGTGCCACTGGACGAAGTGGACTACAGCGCGGCGGGGGTCAACCACCAGGCCTGGCTGCTGCGGTGGGAGCACCGGGGCCAGAGCCTCTACCCGCGCCTCGACGAGCGCCTGGAGAAGGACCCCGGCCTGCGGCGACGCGTACGGATGGACATGTACCGCCGGCTCGGCTACTTCCCGACCGAGACGAGCGAGCACTCCAGCGAGTACGTGCCGTGGTACCTGCGCCACGACGAGGAGATCGAGCGCCTGCGCATCCCCGTCGGCGACTATCTGCGGATCAGCGCGGACAACGTCGAGGAGTACCACGCCACCCGCGCGTCCGTGCTCGCCGGCGAGCCGCTCGACGTCAGCCGCGACGCCACCGAGTACGCCCCGCAGGTCATCCACAGCATCACCACCGGCACGATGCGGCGCGTGCATGCCAACGTCGCCAACCGCGGCCTGATCGCCAACCTGCCCGAGGGGTACGCCGTGGAGGTGCCGTGCGTGGTGGACGGCATGGGCGTACGCCCGGAGCGCGTCGGTGACCTGCCGCTGCAGTGCGCGGCGCTCAACCGTTCGTTCGTGAACGTCGGCCAGCTGACGGTGCGGGCGGCGGTGACCGGCGATCCGCGCATGGTCCGCCAGGCCGCCATGGTGGACCCGAACACCGCCGCGACGCTGCCGGTGGAGCGCATCTGGGAGCTGTGCGACGAGCTGACCGCGGCGCACGGGGACCTCATCCCGGCGGCGCTGCGCGGCTGA
- a CDS encoding DeoR/GlpR family DNA-binding transcription regulator, whose translation MAPSSLRRADRVSAILERVASHGSVDAGHLAGEFRVSPATIRRDLQTLEDQRLLSRTHGGAVAVDVAYELPVRYRVGQHREEKALVARKVADILPKGPLTLGLTGGTTTHLLARLLAERVDLTVVTNALNIASELALRPRLKLIMTGGVSRTQSYELVGPIADQALAGLNMEVAVVGVDGISARGGLTTHDEIEANTNATMIRRADRVIVVADGSKVGKVCLAGICAITDVATLVTDTSANAAGVDAIRRTGTEVIVAG comes from the coding sequence ATGGCACCCAGTTCCCTGCGCCGTGCCGACCGGGTGTCGGCCATTCTGGAGCGAGTGGCCAGCCACGGCTCCGTCGACGCCGGCCACCTCGCCGGCGAGTTCCGGGTCTCCCCCGCCACGATCCGCCGCGACCTGCAGACCCTCGAGGACCAGCGGCTGCTGTCGCGCACCCACGGCGGCGCGGTCGCCGTCGACGTCGCGTACGAGCTGCCGGTGCGCTACCGCGTCGGCCAGCACCGCGAGGAGAAGGCTCTCGTGGCCCGCAAGGTCGCCGACATCCTGCCGAAGGGGCCGCTGACCCTGGGCCTCACCGGCGGCACCACCACCCACCTGCTGGCCCGCCTGCTCGCCGAACGCGTCGACCTGACCGTGGTGACCAACGCGCTGAACATCGCCTCCGAGCTCGCGCTGCGGCCCCGGCTGAAGCTCATCATGACCGGCGGGGTGTCCCGCACCCAGTCGTACGAGCTGGTCGGGCCGATCGCCGACCAGGCCCTCGCCGGCCTCAACATGGAGGTCGCGGTCGTCGGCGTCGACGGCATCAGCGCCCGCGGCGGCCTCACCACCCACGACGAGATCGAGGCGAACACCAACGCCACGATGATCCGCCGGGCCGACCGCGTCATCGTGGTGGCCGACGGCTCCAAGGTGGGCAAGGTGTGCCTGGCCGGCATCTGCGCCATCACCGACGTGGCGACGCTCGTCACGGACACCAGCGCGAACGCGGCGGGCGTCGACGCGATCCGGCGCACCGGCACCGAGGTCATCGTCGCGGGCTGA
- a CDS encoding aminoacyl-tRNA deacylase, with translation MTAVDAVTSAGIEHRVVRHGPVGSVAEAAAAQGVEVRDLVKTLVVRRSDDDYLFVLVPGDRQISWPKLRALLGVNRLSMPGAATAKEVTGYERGTITPFGAARPWPVVADERVRGRTISLGAGERGVALQVPADAAVSALRGTYADVTDPEVSPRR, from the coding sequence GTGACCGCCGTCGACGCCGTGACCTCCGCCGGGATCGAGCACCGGGTGGTGCGGCACGGCCCGGTGGGCAGCGTCGCCGAGGCGGCCGCCGCCCAGGGCGTCGAGGTGCGCGATCTGGTGAAGACCCTGGTGGTACGCCGCTCCGACGACGACTACCTGTTCGTGCTGGTGCCCGGCGACCGGCAGATCTCCTGGCCGAAGCTGCGCGCGCTGCTCGGCGTCAACCGCCTGTCGATGCCGGGCGCGGCGACCGCCAAGGAGGTCACCGGCTACGAACGCGGCACCATCACGCCGTTCGGCGCGGCCCGCCCGTGGCCGGTGGTGGCCGACGAGCGCGTCCGCGGCCGCACGATCAGTCTCGGCGCCGGCGAGCGCGGCGTGGCCCTGCAGGTGCCGGCGGACGCGGCGGTGTCCGCGCTGCGGGGCACGTACGCGGACGTGACCGATCCGGAGGTCAGCCCGCGACGATGA
- a CDS encoding MBL fold metallo-hydrolase — MTVNASVTFVGNATTVLRLGDFTLLTDPAFGLAGSRVYLGKGAWTKRVKDPALDVLDVRLLDAVLLSHLHGDHFDKEARRDLPPELPIVTTPQAQRRLRRTRFAEVRGLPTWETHEWARGGHRLRVTAVPGRHGPGPVDRLLPDVMGSVLELETDNRTRLRLYVTGDTLYGSHLADIPRRCGEIDAMLIHLGGTRLLGMLLTMDDKQGVATAGLIRPGLTIPIHNDDYKVQKTPLEHFLRRAREEGLAGIQPIMRGATLELPVRV; from the coding sequence ATGACGGTGAACGCGAGCGTGACCTTCGTCGGCAACGCCACGACCGTGCTGCGGCTGGGCGACTTCACCCTGCTCACCGATCCCGCGTTCGGGCTCGCCGGCAGCCGGGTGTACCTGGGCAAGGGTGCGTGGACGAAACGCGTGAAGGACCCGGCGCTGGACGTCCTCGACGTGCGGCTGCTCGACGCCGTCCTCCTGTCCCACCTGCACGGCGACCACTTCGACAAGGAGGCGCGCCGCGACCTGCCGCCCGAACTGCCGATCGTGACCACCCCGCAGGCGCAGCGCCGGCTGCGGCGTACGCGGTTCGCCGAGGTACGGGGCCTGCCGACGTGGGAGACCCACGAGTGGGCCCGCGGCGGGCACCGGCTGCGGGTCACCGCCGTGCCGGGACGGCACGGCCCGGGTCCGGTCGACCGGCTGCTGCCCGACGTCATGGGCTCGGTGCTGGAGCTCGAGACCGACAACCGGACCCGGCTTCGCCTGTACGTCACCGGTGACACGCTCTACGGCAGCCACCTGGCGGACATCCCGCGCCGGTGCGGCGAGATCGACGCGATGCTGATCCATCTCGGCGGCACCCGGCTGCTGGGCATGCTGCTGACCATGGACGACAAGCAGGGCGTGGCCACGGCCGGCCTCATCCGCCCGGGCCTGACCATCCCGATCCACAACGACGACTACAAGGTGCAGAAGACGCCGCTGGAGCACTTCCTGCGCCGGGCGCGGGAGGAGGGGCTGGCCGGCATCCAGCCGATCATGCGCGGCGCCACGCTGGAGCTTCCGGTCCGCGTCTGA